A genome region from Akkermansiaceae bacterium includes the following:
- a CDS encoding alpha/beta hydrolase, which yields MRMGLLAAGVFPVLVSCIPLPGMPSFSGNLRKRDVVYVPQDWAKQLKGDLYRPALPGKLPGVLLIHGDGRVSEDGRWQMAGIAEKLADRGYVVFNITYRMAPDWEYPAPLLDAKQALNWMRDHADEYGMDGERIGAYGYSAGGYVALLTAFREDTRIGAVVGGASPVDLTYYGNGNLIRDFLGGSPGEVPERYREASPVDHVTANSPPVFLYHGEKDTLVNPDHTLEMLVELKKHRVPHEVHWIPAKGHIAAFLMPGGAVDGAIGFLDRHLK from the coding sequence ATGAGGATGGGCTTGCTGGCTGCCGGGGTTTTTCCGGTGCTCGTCTCCTGCATCCCGCTTCCCGGGATGCCGTCGTTTTCCGGGAACCTCAGGAAACGTGATGTGGTTTATGTCCCGCAGGATTGGGCGAAGCAGCTCAAGGGGGATCTTTACCGACCGGCACTTCCCGGAAAGCTTCCCGGAGTGCTGCTCATCCATGGCGATGGCCGGGTGTCGGAAGACGGGCGCTGGCAGATGGCCGGAATCGCGGAAAAACTCGCCGATCGCGGATATGTCGTTTTCAATATCACCTACCGCATGGCTCCTGACTGGGAGTATCCGGCCCCGCTGCTGGATGCGAAGCAGGCGCTGAATTGGATGAGGGATCACGCCGATGAATATGGGATGGATGGGGAACGCATCGGCGCGTACGGATATTCCGCCGGGGGCTACGTCGCGCTTCTGACGGCATTTCGCGAAGATACGCGCATAGGTGCGGTTGTGGGGGGTGCATCACCTGTAGATCTAACATACTACGGGAACGGGAACCTGATCCGGGATTTCCTCGGCGGCTCACCTGGGGAGGTGCCGGAACGCTATCGCGAGGCCTCTCCGGTGGATCATGTGACAGCTAACAGCCCGCCGGTTTTCCTCTACCACGGGGAAAAGGACACCTTGGTGAATCCCGACCATACGCTGGAAATGCTCGTGGAGCTGAAGAAACACAGGGTGCCGCACGAGGTGCATTGGATCCCCGCCAAGGGTCATATCGCCGCGTTCCTCATGCCGGGCGGAGCTGTGGACGGGGCGATCGGCTTCCTGGATCGGCACCTGAAGTGA
- a CDS encoding PilT/PilU family type 4a pilus ATPase produces the protein MPREITEYLRETVTRGGSDLHLCAWAPACARVNGSLVAFEDEVLSPAIVRDLIIDTLSEAQRATLEEELELDYALQVEGVGRFRGNVHMARGHAEAAFRFISEVIPELENLGHHPVIHDLCGIRSGLVLVTGVTGSGKSTTLASMIKRISEQRSGIIITLEDPIEYLFQHSASLIKQREIGNDSRSFPKALRQTLRQDPDVIVVSELRDLETIRIALTAAETGHLVLATLHTPDAPQTIDRLVDIFPSDQQPQIVTQLAGVLEGIISQRLLPRADGQGRILASEVMRPSYAIRTCIREQKMEQVVGLMEIGFKEGNRTIDQSIKALYENGLISREEAVFNARERNLFEEKPKPQKPKSIWT, from the coding sequence ATGCCACGCGAAATCACCGAATACCTCAGGGAAACCGTCACCCGCGGCGGTTCCGACCTCCACCTCTGCGCATGGGCCCCGGCCTGCGCGAGGGTAAACGGCTCGCTTGTCGCCTTTGAAGACGAAGTGCTCTCCCCGGCGATCGTCAGGGATCTCATCATCGACACACTCAGCGAAGCGCAGCGTGCGACCTTGGAGGAGGAACTGGAACTCGATTACGCCCTGCAGGTGGAAGGTGTGGGGCGTTTCCGTGGCAATGTCCACATGGCGCGCGGTCATGCCGAAGCCGCCTTCCGCTTCATCAGCGAGGTGATCCCTGAGCTGGAAAACCTCGGCCATCATCCGGTGATCCACGATCTCTGCGGGATACGCAGCGGGCTTGTGCTCGTCACGGGCGTGACCGGCTCCGGGAAATCCACCACGCTGGCCTCGATGATCAAGCGCATCTCCGAGCAGCGCAGCGGAATCATCATCACGCTGGAGGATCCCATCGAATACCTTTTCCAGCACAGTGCATCGCTCATCAAGCAGCGCGAGATCGGCAACGACAGCCGCAGTTTCCCGAAAGCCCTCCGCCAGACCCTGCGGCAGGATCCGGATGTGATCGTGGTGTCCGAGCTACGCGATCTTGAAACAATCCGCATCGCGCTCACCGCTGCGGAAACCGGACACCTTGTGCTTGCCACGCTCCACACTCCGGACGCCCCGCAGACCATAGACCGGCTGGTTGACATTTTCCCCTCGGACCAACAGCCGCAGATCGTCACCCAGCTGGCGGGCGTGCTGGAGGGCATCATTTCCCAGCGGCTGCTGCCGCGCGCCGACGGGCAAGGCCGCATCCTCGCCTCCGAGGTGATGCGCCCCAGCTACGCGATCCGCACCTGCATCCGGGAACAGAAAATGGAGCAGGTCGTCGGCCTGATGGAGATCGGCTTCAAGGAGGGCAACCGCACCATAGACCAATCCATCAAGGCACTCTACGAGAACGGCCTGATCAGCCGCGAGGAAGCCGTGTTCAACGCCCGCGAAAGAAACCTTTTCGAAGAGAAACCCAAGCCGCAGAAACCGAAATCGATCTGGACCTAA
- the tadA gene encoding Flp pilus assembly complex ATPase component TadA, translating to MDDALQQLIRDAFRDKATDVFLIEAEPPRIRREGKVIELHPGPVPHVVMRDFWNECGADPGLEKEADISWQLPEGKRLRVNLYHTLGRLAAVMRPIRDDIPDLTNLAMPADLLQSWMRRANGLILVTGPTGSGKSTTVAACLNWVNRNQARHIVTLEDPIEFLFENEESLFSQREVRLDSENFSSGLRAAMRQSPDVLFIGEIRDAETALTALHASETGHLVISTMHSGGVVETIDRFTHLLGSGVEGGMHLLSKQLVGVISQQLLPKYGGGLFPALEYFQNEAASRRWIAEKRLADLQDHINKSDGTVNCSALDYLVASVKQNYLELEVARDACPRPQDLDRAMRGIS from the coding sequence ATGGACGATGCACTGCAACAACTGATTCGGGATGCCTTCCGTGACAAGGCCACCGACGTGTTCCTGATCGAGGCGGAGCCGCCGCGCATCCGCCGCGAGGGCAAGGTCATAGAGCTGCACCCAGGGCCGGTCCCCCACGTCGTGATGCGGGATTTCTGGAACGAATGCGGTGCCGATCCCGGCTTGGAGAAAGAGGCGGACATTTCCTGGCAGCTCCCGGAGGGCAAACGCCTGCGTGTGAACCTCTACCATACGCTCGGCCGCCTCGCCGCCGTGATGCGTCCGATCCGCGATGACATCCCGGATCTCACCAACCTTGCGATGCCTGCCGATCTCCTCCAATCCTGGATGCGCCGCGCGAACGGCCTCATCCTCGTGACTGGCCCCACCGGTTCGGGGAAATCGACGACCGTCGCGGCCTGCCTCAACTGGGTCAACCGGAACCAGGCACGGCACATCGTGACACTGGAGGATCCCATCGAGTTCCTTTTCGAAAACGAGGAGTCCCTGTTCTCCCAGCGCGAGGTGAGGCTGGATTCGGAGAACTTCTCCAGCGGACTCCGTGCCGCAATGCGCCAGAGCCCGGATGTGCTGTTCATCGGCGAGATTCGCGATGCGGAGACGGCCCTGACTGCGCTGCATGCCTCGGAGACCGGCCACCTGGTGATCTCCACGATGCACAGCGGTGGCGTGGTGGAGACCATCGACCGCTTCACCCATCTGTTAGGCAGCGGGGTGGAGGGCGGGATGCACCTGCTTTCCAAGCAGCTTGTCGGCGTCATCTCCCAGCAGCTCCTCCCGAAGTATGGCGGCGGGCTTTTCCCGGCGCTCGAATATTTCCAGAACGAAGCGGCATCGCGGCGCTGGATCGCAGAGAAACGCCTCGCGGACCTGCAGGATCACATCAACAAATCCGACGGCACGGTGAATTGCTCGGCGCTCGATTATCTGGTTGCCTCCGTGAAACAGAATTACCTGGAGCTCGAGGTCGCGCGCGACGCTTGCCCCCGGCCGCAGGATCTCGACCGTGCAATGCGCGGCATCAGCTGA
- a CDS encoding cob(I)yrinic acid a,c-diamide adenosyltransferase, which translates to MSIITQRGDDGETDLMFGRRIAKTSPRFAALGTIDELNAAIGLARAADGKHTATLDRVQNLLFGLMGQLACLPEDQGKYLEKGYSHITEEDLEWITETAQEKESAGVRFTHWAVPGAEGSMARAHLDFARTVARRAERDVLALHAGGGEVPETVRLFLNRISDLMWILARAD; encoded by the coding sequence ATGAGCATCATCACGCAGCGCGGCGACGACGGGGAAACCGATCTCATGTTCGGGAGACGGATTGCCAAAACCTCACCGCGCTTCGCCGCGCTGGGCACGATCGACGAGCTCAACGCGGCCATCGGCCTCGCCCGCGCCGCAGATGGGAAACACACGGCCACCCTGGATCGCGTGCAGAACCTGCTTTTCGGGCTGATGGGGCAGCTTGCGTGCCTGCCGGAGGATCAGGGGAAATATCTGGAGAAGGGTTATTCGCACATCACTGAGGAGGATCTGGAATGGATCACGGAAACCGCGCAGGAGAAAGAGTCCGCAGGTGTGAGGTTCACCCATTGGGCGGTGCCTGGGGCGGAGGGTTCCATGGCGCGGGCGCACCTGGATTTCGCACGCACCGTCGCACGCCGGGCGGAGCGGGATGTTCTCGCTCTCCATGCGGGCGGCGGGGAAGTGCCTGAAACGGTCCGGCTTTTCCTGAACCGAATTTCCGACCTGATGTGGATCCTCGCCAGGGCGGATTGA
- a CDS encoding MoxR family ATPase, with protein MIDTERANKLERAVCAVVRGQEETVRRVLACMFAGGHVLLEDYPGTGKTTLAKAIAKSVGGAEFKRVQFTPDLLPSDILGVSILDPRTQEFRFHKGPVFTDILLADEINRASPRTQSALLEAMGERQVTVEGTRHDLDGLFFVIATQNPVEFRGTYPLPEAQMDRFAMQCKLGYVSAEDEAMILADQRESHPVDSMEPVLSREELLSVSSASRKIRFSDELRHYAVSLVAATRGIPEIQLAASPRASLALMKVSQVISLFEGREFVVPEVIQSVAEDVIAHRLVLAPESKYSGMDARQVVRDLIARVPVPA; from the coding sequence ATGATTGATACGGAACGGGCGAACAAATTGGAGCGGGCGGTGTGCGCGGTGGTGCGGGGGCAGGAGGAAACGGTGCGCCGGGTGCTTGCCTGCATGTTCGCCGGCGGCCACGTGCTGCTGGAGGACTACCCCGGCACAGGCAAAACGACGCTGGCCAAGGCGATCGCGAAATCGGTCGGCGGCGCGGAGTTCAAACGGGTGCAGTTCACCCCCGACCTACTCCCCTCGGACATACTCGGCGTCTCCATCCTCGATCCGCGCACCCAGGAATTCCGCTTCCACAAGGGCCCCGTCTTCACCGATATCCTGCTGGCGGACGAGATCAACCGCGCCTCGCCGCGCACCCAGAGCGCGCTGCTTGAGGCGATGGGTGAGCGGCAGGTGACGGTGGAGGGCACGCGCCACGATCTCGACGGGCTCTTTTTCGTGATCGCCACCCAGAATCCGGTCGAGTTCCGCGGCACCTATCCGCTGCCCGAGGCCCAGATGGATCGCTTCGCCATGCAGTGCAAGCTCGGCTACGTCAGCGCGGAGGACGAGGCGATGATTCTCGCCGACCAGCGCGAGAGCCATCCGGTGGACTCGATGGAACCGGTGCTATCCCGCGAGGAGTTGCTTTCCGTTTCCTCCGCCTCCCGCAAAATCCGTTTCAGCGACGAGCTGCGACATTACGCGGTCTCGCTGGTGGCGGCCACCCGCGGCATCCCGGAGATCCAGCTCGCCGCAAGCCCGCGCGCATCTCTCGCGCTGATGAAGGTTTCGCAGGTCATCTCCCTTTTCGAAGGGCGCGAGTTCGTCGTTCCGGAAGTGATCCAATCCGTCGCCGAGGATGTCATCGCCCACCGCCTCGTTCTGGCCCCGGAATCGAAATACTCCGGGATGGACGCGCGTCAGGTCGTGCGCGATCTCATCGCCAGGGTGCCGGTTCCTGCCTAG